From Tsuneonella aeria, one genomic window encodes:
- a CDS encoding DMT family transporter: MTSATEVADKKPFAPGAWHFAALLVGNATLALGPWLVRLADTGPVAAGFWRMLLPLPLFVWLALRERSAGPPARRNVVLLLTAGAFFAADLASWHIGIERTRLGNATLFGNSGSIILMVWGLIALRRGPSGREWIALAAALGGAAVLMGRSLEISTATFVGDLFCVLAGIFYVFYLLPAQGARATMGQWSVLALVSASAAPVLLGIAIVLGEPVLPGAAGWLPVVALAVSSQVIGQGLLVFALKHFPPLIVGMALLTQPAIAALVGWLAFDEVLGPADIAGMVLVSAALVIARQRS, from the coding sequence ATGACCAGCGCAACCGAAGTGGCGGACAAGAAACCCTTTGCGCCCGGCGCATGGCACTTTGCGGCGCTGCTGGTTGGCAACGCGACGCTGGCGCTTGGTCCATGGCTCGTCCGGCTGGCCGACACGGGCCCGGTTGCGGCGGGCTTCTGGCGGATGCTGCTGCCGCTGCCGCTGTTCGTGTGGCTTGCCCTGAGAGAGCGTTCCGCCGGCCCACCTGCGCGGCGCAACGTCGTGCTGCTGCTCACCGCAGGCGCGTTCTTTGCCGCCGACCTTGCAAGCTGGCACATCGGCATCGAGCGGACCCGGCTCGGCAATGCCACCCTGTTCGGCAATTCGGGCAGCATCATCCTGATGGTCTGGGGCCTCATCGCGTTGCGCCGGGGGCCGTCGGGCCGCGAATGGATCGCGCTGGCCGCGGCGCTCGGCGGTGCAGCGGTCCTCATGGGGCGCAGCCTGGAGATTTCGACCGCGACGTTCGTCGGCGACCTGTTCTGCGTTCTGGCGGGGATATTCTACGTCTTCTACCTGCTGCCCGCCCAAGGTGCCCGCGCCACCATGGGCCAATGGAGCGTGCTGGCGCTGGTCTCCGCCTCCGCGGCGCCGGTGCTGCTCGGCATCGCGATCGTTCTGGGCGAACCGGTCTTGCCGGGCGCGGCGGGGTGGCTGCCCGTGGTGGCGCTGGCGGTGTCGAGCCAGGTGATCGGGCAAGGCCTGCTGGTCTTCGCGCTCAAGCACTTTCCGCCGCTCATCGTCGGCATGGCCCTGCTGACGCAGCCCGCGATCGCGGCGCTTGTCGGCTGGCTGGCTTTTGACGAGGTGCTCGGTCCGGCGGATATCGCCGGGATGGTCCTCGTCAGCGCCGCGCTGGTGATCGCTCGCCAGCGCAGCTAG
- a CDS encoding alkene reductase, whose product MHEPLFQPIDLGAIHAKNRILMAPLTRGRSNYPEAVPNDLMTEYYRQRASAGLIISEATAISAEGRGWPNAPGIWNRDQVEGWKAVTDAVHDAGGAIVLQLWHMGRLVHPSMLDGQPPVSASATSAPGHAHTPTGRQDYEPARALSKEDIARVVGDYRNAAQCAKDAGFDGVQLHGANGYLVDQFLRDGTNLRTDEYGGSAQNRSRFLREVLSALVDVWGAGRVSVRLSPNGETQGCDDSNPAETFAAAARVCQDLGIGFVELRQPGPDGTYGSTDVPQQDGVIRAIYDGPLVLNSDYAADNAVADIESGRCDAVSFGRPFISNPDLPERIRAGAELAPNVNVPRSWYFPGAEGYVDYPSMDEERVAATG is encoded by the coding sequence GTGCACGAACCCTTGTTCCAGCCGATCGACCTGGGCGCAATCCACGCGAAGAACCGCATCCTCATGGCGCCCCTCACCCGCGGCCGGTCGAACTATCCCGAGGCCGTGCCCAATGATCTGATGACCGAATACTATCGCCAGCGCGCCAGCGCCGGGCTGATCATCAGCGAAGCGACGGCGATCAGCGCGGAAGGGCGCGGCTGGCCCAACGCGCCGGGAATCTGGAACCGCGATCAGGTGGAAGGCTGGAAGGCCGTGACGGACGCGGTCCACGATGCCGGCGGCGCGATCGTGCTGCAGCTATGGCACATGGGCCGCCTGGTGCACCCCAGCATGCTGGACGGCCAGCCGCCCGTCTCCGCCAGCGCGACCTCAGCGCCCGGCCATGCGCACACGCCCACGGGGAGGCAGGACTACGAACCCGCGCGGGCGCTGTCGAAGGAGGACATCGCGCGCGTGGTCGGCGATTACCGCAACGCCGCGCAATGTGCGAAAGATGCAGGGTTCGACGGGGTCCAGTTGCACGGGGCCAATGGCTACCTGGTCGACCAGTTCCTGCGCGACGGAACGAACCTGCGCACCGACGAATACGGCGGCAGCGCGCAGAACCGCAGCCGCTTCCTTCGCGAAGTGCTGAGCGCGCTCGTCGACGTCTGGGGCGCAGGGCGCGTGTCCGTGCGCCTGTCGCCCAATGGCGAGACGCAAGGCTGCGATGACAGCAACCCGGCCGAAACCTTCGCCGCGGCCGCGCGCGTGTGCCAGGATCTCGGGATCGGGTTCGTGGAGCTTCGCCAGCCCGGCCCCGACGGGACATATGGCAGCACCGACGTGCCGCAGCAGGATGGCGTGATCCGCGCGATCTACGATGGACCGCTGGTGCTCAACAGCGATTACGCGGCCGATAACGCGGTTGCCGACATCGAAAGCGGGCGCTGCGATGCGGTCAGCTTCGGCCGGCCGTTCATTTCCAACCCCGACTTGCCGGAGCGCATCCGTGCGGGCGCCGAACTGGCGCCCAACGTGAACGTGCCGCGAAGCTGGTACTTCCCGGGCGCGGAAGGATACGTCGACTATCCGTCGATGGACGAGGAGCGCGTGGCCGCCACGGGCTGA
- a CDS encoding chemotaxis protein CheA, producing MDDLLAEFLAETREMLTAIGGELVAWEACPADRARLDSVFRFVHTVKGNCGFFDFPRLEALSHAAEDALAEVRAGRRTASPQLVTAVLAIIDRIAAMIDAIETGEELPSRGDEFLIAALAAQDETADYAVVSSPEDAARSTPAAAQRSIRLPVGLLDSVMSNVSDLVLARNDLARRMRGSDGDPAVQGPFERLSAILDQVRESVTRMRMQRIEHLYGALPRLVRDLSAELGKQVLVDLEGGEVELDREMIETIRDPLTHIIRNAIDHGIESPSQRLGAGKREIGTLTISARQSGNRIMLAISDDGRGIDAARLTEKAVAAGIVSAKEAETLSDEARNALVFEPGLSTAAAVTAVSGRGVGMDVVRANIERVGGSITVSSVPGQGTRILVSLPLTLSIVPALTVRAADQMFAIPRSYVDEIVHGRAAHLEFARAGDAVLATIRGRRVACLSLAVQLGLATEFDPSRCTLVLIRLAAGDLFALAVDRIHDHEDLVIKPLAPALTALGVYAGCTLLDDGKPVLMLDIAGLAREAKVIGEAGKRIRIVETSGTVDRAAAIPALLFVGCNGARRAIRLGAIHRVERVEASALDLSGKQPRVVIDDRILALAGVDGPIPEEGLVNILRLSDGGTEVAYLFDRILDTVELADDIVPASAPGPIEGTALVGGLPTDFIDPHWLFATFAAPPRTMERPVCRLDDSDPWARTILAPLIESAGYRVVGDSFEGSADVAIASEAATGDRGPAQAIITLCADPDRAATLPGSFYRYDRAGLLAALTALRSGKAA from the coding sequence ATGGACGATCTACTGGCCGAGTTTCTGGCCGAAACGCGCGAGATGCTGACTGCGATCGGCGGCGAGCTGGTGGCGTGGGAAGCGTGTCCGGCCGATCGGGCGCGCCTCGATAGCGTGTTTCGCTTCGTCCATACCGTGAAGGGCAATTGCGGTTTCTTCGATTTCCCGCGGCTGGAAGCGCTGAGCCACGCGGCCGAGGATGCCCTGGCCGAAGTACGCGCAGGGCGCCGCACTGCGAGCCCACAGCTGGTAACCGCCGTCCTCGCGATCATCGATCGGATCGCGGCGATGATCGATGCCATTGAAACTGGCGAGGAACTGCCGTCACGGGGGGATGAATTCCTGATCGCGGCGCTCGCCGCTCAGGACGAAACGGCCGACTATGCCGTGGTGTCTTCGCCCGAGGATGCCGCGCGCAGCACGCCGGCCGCGGCGCAACGGTCCATTCGCCTGCCCGTCGGTCTGCTCGACAGCGTCATGTCGAACGTGTCCGACCTGGTGCTCGCCCGCAACGACCTGGCCCGGCGAATGCGCGGCAGCGATGGCGATCCGGCGGTCCAGGGGCCGTTCGAGCGTCTTTCAGCCATTCTCGACCAGGTGCGCGAATCGGTCACGCGCATGCGCATGCAGCGGATCGAGCACCTCTACGGCGCGCTGCCCCGGCTGGTGCGCGATCTTTCGGCGGAACTGGGCAAGCAAGTGCTGGTCGACCTGGAAGGCGGGGAGGTGGAGCTCGACCGCGAGATGATCGAGACCATCCGCGATCCCCTCACCCACATCATCCGCAACGCGATCGACCACGGGATCGAAAGTCCGTCGCAGCGGCTTGGCGCGGGCAAGCGCGAGATCGGCACCCTCACCATTTCCGCCCGCCAGAGCGGAAATCGGATCATGCTTGCGATCAGCGACGATGGCCGCGGAATCGATGCAGCGCGCTTGACGGAGAAAGCCGTCGCCGCGGGTATCGTCAGCGCGAAGGAAGCGGAGACCTTGTCTGACGAGGCGCGCAACGCGCTCGTCTTCGAACCGGGTCTCTCGACCGCCGCAGCCGTTACGGCCGTCTCCGGCCGGGGCGTGGGCATGGACGTCGTGCGCGCGAATATCGAACGGGTCGGCGGTTCGATCACGGTGTCGAGCGTGCCAGGCCAGGGCACGCGCATCCTCGTCAGCCTGCCGCTGACACTCAGCATCGTGCCTGCGCTCACCGTGCGGGCGGCGGACCAGATGTTCGCCATTCCGCGCAGCTACGTGGACGAGATCGTGCACGGACGGGCGGCCCATCTCGAATTCGCCCGGGCCGGCGATGCCGTGCTCGCCACGATCCGGGGCCGGCGGGTCGCGTGCCTTTCGCTGGCGGTGCAACTCGGCCTCGCGACGGAATTCGATCCGTCGCGGTGCACGCTGGTGCTCATCCGCCTCGCCGCGGGCGACCTGTTCGCACTGGCAGTCGATCGCATCCACGATCACGAGGATCTGGTCATCAAGCCGCTGGCTCCCGCGCTCACGGCGCTCGGCGTCTATGCCGGGTGCACTCTGCTGGACGACGGCAAGCCGGTGCTGATGCTCGACATTGCCGGGCTGGCGCGGGAAGCCAAGGTGATTGGCGAAGCCGGCAAGCGCATCCGCATCGTGGAAACCAGCGGAACGGTGGACCGGGCCGCGGCGATCCCCGCCCTTCTCTTCGTCGGCTGCAACGGCGCGCGCAGGGCCATACGGCTCGGCGCCATCCACCGGGTGGAACGGGTCGAAGCAAGCGCGCTCGACCTGTCGGGCAAACAGCCCCGCGTGGTCATCGACGATCGGATCCTGGCGCTGGCGGGCGTGGACGGCCCGATCCCGGAGGAGGGCCTCGTCAACATCCTGCGCCTGAGCGATGGCGGCACCGAGGTCGCCTATCTGTTCGACCGCATTCTCGACACCGTGGAGCTTGCGGACGACATCGTTCCGGCGAGCGCCCCCGGCCCCATCGAAGGCACGGCGCTGGTGGGCGGGCTGCCGACCGACTTCATCGATCCTCACTGGCTTTTCGCGACATTCGCCGCCCCGCCCCGCACGATGGAGCGCCCTGTGTGCCGTCTGGACGACAGCGATCCATGGGCGCGCACCATCCTTGCCCCGCTCATCGAATCCGCCGGTTACCGCGTGGTCGGCGACAGTTTCGAAGGGTCGGCCGATGTGGCCATCGCGAGCGAAGCCGCAACGGGCGACCGCGGGCCCGCGCAGGCGATCATCACGCTGTGCGCGGACCCTGACCGCGCGGCGACCTTGCCGGGATCGTTCTATCGTTACGACCGGGCCGGCCTCCTTGCCGCGCTGACGGCGCTTCGCAGCGGGAAAGCGGCATGA
- a CDS encoding EscU/YscU/HrcU family type III secretion system export apparatus switch protein produces MKFDMSAAWNEAIRLLAANRQVVAIVAGVFFFLPYLAFMLIFSGEMAALEAAQTASPDPDALGAAMAEFYMGIWWVFLLLAAIQGIGMMGLLALLTDRTRPTVGDALKLGAKYFLPYLGAQLLISVIFGLLLLIPIAIGVGTSVAVGVLVGIVAAIVLAYLFTKFLLTPAVIAIEHQVNPIAALGRSWSLTKGNSLRIFAFVFLLLIAVAVVGGVFSMIVGLVFALGGAEAALVGQAVGGSLVNAVFYTLFLAVLAAIYRQLAGPSTEMVRETFD; encoded by the coding sequence ATGAAATTCGACATGAGCGCCGCGTGGAACGAGGCGATCCGCCTGCTCGCGGCAAACCGGCAGGTCGTCGCCATCGTGGCCGGCGTGTTCTTCTTCCTGCCGTACCTGGCATTCATGCTCATCTTCTCCGGCGAAATGGCCGCGCTGGAAGCGGCCCAGACGGCGAGCCCCGATCCCGACGCGCTGGGCGCCGCGATGGCCGAATTCTACATGGGCATCTGGTGGGTGTTCCTGCTGCTTGCCGCGATCCAGGGCATTGGCATGATGGGGCTGCTGGCGCTGCTGACCGATCGCACGAGGCCGACGGTCGGCGACGCGCTGAAGCTAGGGGCGAAGTATTTCCTGCCCTATCTCGGTGCGCAGCTGCTGATCAGCGTGATCTTCGGCCTGCTGCTGCTGATCCCGATCGCCATCGGGGTGGGAACCTCCGTCGCGGTGGGCGTCCTGGTGGGCATCGTGGCGGCGATCGTGCTCGCTTACCTTTTTACCAAGTTCCTGCTGACGCCGGCTGTCATCGCGATCGAACACCAGGTCAATCCGATCGCCGCGCTGGGACGGTCATGGTCACTCACCAAGGGCAATTCGCTGCGCATCTTCGCCTTCGTGTTCCTGCTGCTGATCGCGGTGGCCGTGGTCGGCGGGGTGTTCAGCATGATCGTCGGGCTGGTGTTCGCACTCGGCGGTGCGGAAGCCGCGCTGGTGGGACAGGCCGTGGGCGGCAGCCTGGTCAACGCGGTGTTCTACACGCTGTTCCTGGCGGTGCTGGCGGCGATCTATCGCCAGCTCGCAGGCCCTTCGACGGAAATGGTGCGCGAAACTTTCGACTGA
- the cheB gene encoding chemotaxis-specific protein-glutamate methyltransferase CheB, translated as MDRQARHVGTPRPGGAAHLKRVMIVDDSLVARTVLSRIVEAEADLEIVAKATTGEMAIARLSEAPVDVVLLDLEMPGMGGIGALPRILELIGGGQVLVVSSLTEEGAEHTLRALSMGAADTMLKPRAGEFDEGYARLLVGKIRALAARAGATASPVAAPPVPVQRARGTDRPRALAIGASTGGIHAMCLMLRALPRSFRLPILVAQHLPESFMATLARQLANASGRPALVASAGMPIAPGHIYVAPGDGHLVVRRGGADLVTGIAHHAVPSGCTPSVDPLLESLADAAGGRAIGVILSGMGRDGFIGAEQLVQAGGSVFAQDAATAAVWGMPRAVADAGLAAAVLPPDQIALRVAALASPMEAQRA; from the coding sequence TTGGACCGGCAGGCCAGACATGTCGGCACGCCGCGGCCCGGCGGAGCTGCGCACCTCAAACGGGTGATGATCGTCGACGATTCGCTCGTCGCGCGAACCGTCCTCTCGCGTATCGTGGAGGCCGAGGCGGACCTGGAAATCGTCGCCAAGGCCACCACCGGGGAAATGGCCATAGCGCGCCTTTCCGAAGCGCCGGTCGACGTCGTCCTGCTCGACCTCGAGATGCCGGGCATGGGCGGCATCGGCGCGCTTCCCCGGATACTCGAGCTGATCGGCGGCGGGCAGGTGCTGGTGGTTTCCTCGCTGACGGAGGAAGGCGCCGAACACACGCTCAGGGCGTTGTCCATGGGGGCGGCGGACACGATGCTCAAGCCGCGCGCGGGCGAGTTCGACGAAGGTTATGCCCGCCTTCTGGTCGGCAAGATCCGTGCCCTGGCCGCGCGTGCCGGCGCGACCGCATCGCCCGTTGCAGCGCCGCCTGTGCCCGTCCAGCGTGCCAGGGGTACGGACAGGCCGCGTGCGCTTGCTATAGGGGCCTCCACGGGCGGCATCCACGCGATGTGCCTCATGCTCCGCGCGCTCCCGCGCAGTTTTCGCCTGCCGATCCTGGTGGCACAACACCTGCCGGAAAGCTTCATGGCGACGCTCGCCCGGCAACTCGCCAACGCGTCGGGCCGTCCGGCCCTGGTCGCCTCTGCCGGAATGCCCATCGCGCCGGGCCATATCTACGTCGCGCCGGGCGACGGACACCTGGTCGTGCGCAGGGGCGGAGCGGATCTCGTCACCGGGATCGCGCATCATGCCGTGCCGAGCGGATGCACGCCTTCGGTGGACCCTCTCCTCGAATCGCTCGCAGATGCGGCCGGCGGCCGCGCGATCGGGGTGATCCTGTCGGGAATGGGCCGCGACGGATTCATCGGGGCCGAACAACTCGTCCAGGCCGGCGGCAGCGTGTTTGCCCAGGACGCGGCGACCGCGGCCGTGTGGGGCATGCCGCGCGCTGTAGCCGACGCCGGACTTGCAGCGGCGGTCCTTCCGCCCGACCAGATCGCGCTGCGGGTGGCCGCGCTCGCCTCCCCCATGGAAGCGCAACGGGCATGA
- a CDS encoding (2Fe-2S)-binding protein translates to MTALTVNGRPVRFDIDPQTPLLHALREAANLTGTKYGCGVGDCHACTIIVDGEALRSCLITVAEAEGRQVVTIEGLSPGRTHPVQQALVAEQAIQCGFCTPGIAMAAAALLARNPDPSPSDITAAVPNLCRCGVYPRLVRAIQRAGRVARRVETINAAPAPGIDPGDAARAVPAMDRGA, encoded by the coding sequence ATGACCGCTCTCACCGTGAACGGGCGGCCGGTCCGCTTCGATATCGACCCGCAGACGCCTTTGCTCCACGCCCTGCGCGAGGCGGCAAACCTCACGGGAACGAAATATGGCTGCGGCGTGGGCGACTGCCACGCCTGCACGATCATCGTCGACGGCGAGGCGCTGCGCAGCTGCCTGATCACCGTGGCGGAGGCCGAAGGGCGCCAGGTGGTGACGATCGAAGGCCTGTCGCCCGGCCGGACCCATCCCGTGCAGCAGGCTCTCGTCGCGGAGCAGGCAATCCAGTGCGGGTTCTGTACACCCGGCATCGCGATGGCGGCTGCCGCTCTCCTCGCGCGCAATCCGGACCCCTCGCCTTCGGATATCACGGCAGCCGTGCCGAACCTGTGCCGTTGCGGCGTCTATCCCCGGCTCGTGCGCGCGATTCAAAGGGCCGGGCGCGTGGCGCGGCGCGTGGAAACCATCAATGCGGCGCCCGCGCCCGGTATCGATCCGGGGGATGCCGCGCGCGCGGTTCCCGCCATGGACCGGGGCGCCTGA
- the lipB gene encoding lipoyl(octanoyl) transferase LipB, whose translation MTEYLPPEIELRVSDGLVPYREALAAMEDRNRAIAAGDARELVWLLEHPPVYTAGTSAGTGELLDPRFEVVEAGRGGRYTYHGPGQRIGYVLLDLTRRGRDVRAFVHALEGWVIDTLADLGVDSWRAPGRIGIWTRDVDGGEAKIGAIGVRVRRWVTMHGFSVNLAPDLGHFGGIVPCGIAEYGVTSLDRLGIRLAPGAFDAALLARASRFFAGLKPCKENR comes from the coding sequence ATGACGGAATATCTCCCGCCCGAGATCGAATTGCGCGTCAGTGATGGGCTTGTCCCCTATCGCGAGGCGCTGGCCGCGATGGAAGATCGGAACCGCGCGATCGCCGCAGGGGATGCGCGCGAGCTTGTCTGGCTGCTGGAACACCCGCCGGTCTATACCGCCGGCACCAGCGCCGGGACCGGGGAGCTGCTCGATCCCCGGTTCGAAGTGGTCGAGGCCGGACGGGGCGGCCGCTACACCTACCACGGCCCCGGACAGCGGATCGGCTACGTCCTGCTCGACCTCACCCGGCGCGGACGCGACGTGCGTGCATTCGTCCACGCTCTCGAAGGATGGGTGATCGACACTCTGGCCGACCTTGGCGTGGACAGCTGGCGCGCGCCGGGGCGGATCGGCATCTGGACGCGCGACGTGGACGGCGGCGAGGCGAAGATCGGCGCAATCGGCGTGCGCGTTCGCCGATGGGTCACCATGCATGGCTTCTCGGTCAACCTGGCGCCGGACCTCGGCCATTTCGGCGGGATCGTGCCGTGCGGAATCGCCGAATACGGGGTCACGAGCCTCGATCGCCTGGGCATACGTCTTGCGCCGGGCGCGTTCGATGCGGCATTGCTGGCCCGCGCAAGCCGCTTTTTCGCCGGCCTGAAACCCTGCAAGGAAAACCGATGA
- a CDS encoding chemotaxis protein CheW, protein MTGQVLLMTIAGRRVALPTMDVHSVVELEDVHRVPRAPAHIAGMTALRSSTLTVIDAVSAIGFADARDKAADLRAAVVDHAGHRYALRVQDIEDVAQCHGSASVISADMGDQWARVSKGLVETDRGPALLLDLGALIAGPAA, encoded by the coding sequence ATGACCGGGCAGGTTCTCCTCATGACCATCGCGGGGCGCCGCGTCGCGCTGCCCACGATGGATGTGCACTCCGTGGTCGAGCTGGAGGATGTGCACCGCGTCCCCCGGGCGCCGGCACATATCGCGGGAATGACTGCCTTGCGGTCCAGCACGCTGACCGTGATCGATGCGGTTTCGGCGATCGGGTTCGCAGATGCCCGCGACAAGGCGGCTGACCTGCGCGCCGCGGTCGTCGATCATGCCGGGCATCGGTATGCCTTGCGGGTGCAGGATATCGAGGACGTGGCCCAGTGCCACGGATCGGCCTCCGTCATATCCGCCGACATGGGCGACCAGTGGGCACGGGTTTCGAAGGGGCTGGTCGAAACCGACCGTGGGCCGGCACTCCTGCTCGACCTCGGCGCGCTGATCGCCGGCCCGGCCGCCTGA
- a CDS encoding methyltransferase domain-containing protein: MHTPNDLAIARPERFGQKVSRFFGQWGVFFRGFVEHPKMVGSIIPSSRFTIEKMLAPVKWDECRLFVEYGPGVGTFCRPVLERLRRDGALIVIDTNPLYIDYLKRTIADSRFHAVLGSAEDVEAIVASHGFDHADYVLSGLPFSTLPDGVGPGIAAATHRVLRPGGAFLVYQFSAAARDFMAKHFRRIDSGFEPLNVLPCRLFWGWKD; this comes from the coding sequence TTGCATACCCCCAACGACTTGGCGATCGCTCGCCCCGAACGGTTCGGACAGAAGGTTTCGCGGTTCTTCGGGCAGTGGGGCGTGTTCTTCCGCGGCTTCGTGGAACACCCCAAGATGGTCGGGTCGATCATCCCGTCGTCGCGCTTCACCATCGAAAAGATGCTGGCCCCGGTCAAATGGGACGAATGCCGCCTGTTCGTGGAATACGGGCCGGGCGTGGGCACGTTCTGCCGGCCGGTGCTGGAACGTCTGCGGCGCGATGGCGCGCTGATCGTGATCGACACCAACCCGCTCTACATCGACTACCTGAAGCGCACCATCGCCGACAGCCGCTTCCACGCAGTGCTGGGCAGTGCCGAAGACGTGGAAGCGATCGTCGCCTCGCACGGTTTCGATCACGCCGACTACGTGTTGTCGGGGCTGCCGTTCTCCACCCTGCCGGATGGAGTGGGGCCGGGCATCGCCGCCGCCACGCACCGGGTCCTGCGGCCGGGCGGCGCCTTCCTCGTCTATCAGTTCAGCGCCGCGGCGCGGGACTTCATGGCCAAGCACTTTCGCCGCATCGACAGCGGGTTCGAACCGCTCAACGTCCTGCCTTGCCGCCTGTTCTGGGGCTGGAAGGACTGA
- a CDS encoding MFS transporter: MADPAPPSETIPPEQAAPAPRPISRQRMALLFMVMLVTAAGNTAMQSVMPSIGTALGVADVWISLAYTWSALLWVVFAPFWAKRSDRRGRKAMMALGLIGFIASFALCGTVLLFGLAGALPALWTLLLFAAARSLYGGFGSAAPPAVQAYVASRTPRAERTQAMALIASSFGLGTVIGPALAPLLVFPATGLVGPFFAFAIIGGIVLVALRVMMPNDDPMFAARSDIVAAPFSANSSSGKSRDQDDDRELAAIPELSWKDRRLRPWLVTGLVGGHAQAAFLGLVGFFILDRLGLRGDPDAGAGPVGLVLMCGAIATLLAQWGMIPLLKLGPRASMLWGMALSIFGVVVFALSHTIHAMALGMAIASMGFGLYRPGFTAGASLAVTRAEQGQVGGITASLNGAAYILAPAMGVWLYGHHEWVGFATICALCAVVLFMSWRSLPADVQYGNAAGS; this comes from the coding sequence ATGGCTGATCCCGCCCCTCCCAGCGAGACAATCCCGCCGGAGCAGGCCGCCCCCGCCCCGCGACCGATCTCCCGCCAGCGAATGGCCTTGCTGTTCATGGTGATGCTGGTCACCGCGGCGGGGAATACGGCGATGCAATCGGTCATGCCTTCGATCGGCACGGCCCTTGGCGTGGCCGACGTCTGGATCAGCCTTGCCTATACCTGGTCGGCGCTGCTGTGGGTCGTCTTTGCGCCGTTCTGGGCCAAGCGGTCCGACCGGCGCGGGCGCAAGGCGATGATGGCACTCGGCCTGATCGGCTTCATTGCCAGCTTCGCCCTGTGCGGAACGGTGTTGCTGTTCGGCCTCGCCGGCGCGCTGCCCGCCCTGTGGACCCTGCTTCTGTTCGCCGCCGCCCGCAGCCTTTACGGCGGATTCGGATCCGCCGCGCCGCCCGCGGTGCAGGCCTATGTCGCGAGCCGCACGCCGCGGGCAGAGCGCACCCAGGCGATGGCGCTGATCGCATCCAGCTTTGGCCTGGGCACGGTGATCGGCCCTGCCCTTGCCCCGTTGCTGGTGTTCCCGGCGACGGGCCTGGTGGGACCGTTCTTCGCCTTCGCGATCATCGGGGGGATCGTCCTCGTCGCGCTGCGCGTGATGATGCCGAACGACGATCCGATGTTCGCCGCCCGCAGCGACATCGTGGCCGCACCGTTCAGTGCCAATTCCAGTTCCGGCAAGTCGCGTGACCAGGATGACGATCGGGAACTGGCCGCGATACCCGAACTTTCATGGAAGGACCGACGCCTGCGGCCCTGGCTGGTGACCGGCCTTGTCGGCGGCCACGCGCAGGCTGCGTTCCTGGGTCTGGTGGGGTTCTTCATCCTCGACCGGCTGGGCCTACGCGGCGATCCAGATGCGGGTGCGGGGCCGGTCGGGCTGGTGCTGATGTGCGGCGCCATCGCGACGTTGCTGGCCCAGTGGGGCATGATCCCGCTGCTGAAGCTGGGGCCGCGCGCGTCGATGCTGTGGGGCATGGCGCTGTCCATCTTCGGCGTCGTGGTCTTCGCGCTTTCGCACACCATCCATGCAATGGCGCTGGGCATGGCGATCGCCTCGATGGGCTTCGGCCTCTACCGGCCCGGCTTCACCGCCGGCGCCTCGCTGGCGGTCACGCGGGCGGAACAAGGCCAGGTCGGCGGGATCACCGCCTCGCTCAACGGCGCCGCCTATATCCTCGCCCCCGCGATGGGCGTCTGGCTGTACGGCCATCACGAATGGGTCGGCTTCGCAACGATCTGTGCGCTGTGCGCGGTGGTGCTTTTCATGTCGTGGCGGTCGCTGCCGGCAGACGTGCAATACGGAAATGCCGCCGGGTCGTGA
- a CDS encoding response regulator encodes MNQCLIVDDSRVIRKVSRHILESLGFGVEEAENGQEGLERCAVAMPDVILLDWNMPVMSGIEFIVALRKREGGDRPKVVFCTTENDVAHIREAISAGADEYVMKPFDHETLQIKLQLVGFA; translated from the coding sequence ATGAATCAATGCCTCATCGTCGACGACTCGCGGGTCATCCGCAAGGTCTCGCGGCATATCCTCGAATCGCTGGGTTTCGGGGTGGAGGAAGCCGAAAACGGCCAGGAAGGGCTGGAACGCTGCGCGGTGGCCATGCCCGACGTGATCCTGCTCGACTGGAACATGCCCGTGATGAGCGGGATCGAATTCATCGTGGCCCTGCGCAAGCGCGAAGGCGGCGACCGCCCGAAGGTGGTGTTCTGCACCACCGAAAACGATGTCGCCCACATCCGCGAGGCGATCAGCGCCGGGGCGGACGAATACGTGATGAAGCCGTTCGACCACGAAACGCTGCAGATCAAACTACAGCTCGTCGGCTTCGCCTGA